From the Tripterygium wilfordii isolate XIE 37 chromosome 6, ASM1340144v1, whole genome shotgun sequence genome, one window contains:
- the LOC119999692 gene encoding uncharacterized sugar kinase slr0537 — protein MGAEVPLPTYEEAPPLILGLQPAALADHVARVDWSLLDQVPGERGGSIPVEIEELEHILREVETHILSLPSERSPIKTIAGGSVANTIRGLSAGFGISCGIIGAYGDDEQGQLFVRNMSFSGVNLSRMRMKKGTTAQCVCLVDASGNRTMRPCLSNAVKVQADELSLEDFKGSKWLVLRYAIFNIEAIQAAIHTAKQEGVRVSLDLASFEMVRRFRLPLIQLLESGNIDLCFANEDEATELLRGEKDVNPEAALEFLANHCKWAVVTLGSKGCIAKHGKEVVQVPAIGEVNAIDATGAGDLFACGFLYGLVKGLSLEDCCKVGSCSGGSVIRALGGEVTPENWQWMYKQMQMEGLPIPNIRN, from the exons ATGGGAGCGGAAGTACCCTTGCCCACGTACGAGGAGGCTCCACCTCTCATTCTCGGACTGCAACCGGCGGCCCTGGCTGATCACGTGGCACGTGTCGACTGGTCCCTGCTCGATCAAGTCCCCGGTGAGCGTGGTGGCTCAATTCCG GTTGAAATTGAGGAGCTTGAGCATATATTAAGAGAGGTGGAAACCCATATTCTATCCTTGCCCAGCGAACGTTCTCCTATTAAGACTATAGCTGGGGGAAGTGTTGCCAATACAATTCGAGGATTGAGTGCAGGCTTTGGGATCTCTTGTGGAATTATTGGTGCCTATGGAGATGATGAGCAGGGCCAGTTATTTGTGCGTAACATGAGCTTCAGTGGAGTCAACCTCTCAAGAATGAGGATGAAGAAGGGAACCACAGCTCAG TGTGTTTGCCTGGTTGATGCATCAGGAAATCGTACAATGCGACCCTGTCTCTCAAATGCCGTAAAAGTTCAG GCTGATGAGTTAAGCTTGGAGGATTTTAAGGGCTCCAAG TGGTTGGTTCTAAGGTATGCAATATTTAACATAGAAGCTATTCAAGCAGCAATTCATACTGCGAAGCAAGAAGGTGTCCGTGTCTCCTTGGATTTGGCCAGTTTTGAG ATGGTTCGGAGATTTAGATTGCCTCTTATTCAGTTACTCGAGAGCGGGAATATAGACCTCTGTTTTGCCAATGAAGATGAAGCAACAGAACTGCTGAG GGGTGAAAAAGATGTAAATCCTGAGGCAGCGCTTGAATTTTTAGCAAATCACTGCAAGTGGGCTGTTGTGACATTAGGTTCGAAAGGTTGCATTGCAAAACATGGTAAAGAG GTGGTTCAAGTTCCTGCAATAGGGGAAGTCAATGCCATTGATGCCACTGGCGCAGGAGACCTGTTTGCTTGCGGTTTTTTATATGGACTGGTAAAGGGGTTATCTCTTGAGGATTGCTGCAAAGTGGGTTCATGCAGTGGTGGTTCTGTCATTCGTGCCCTTGGGGGTGAGGTGACCCCGGAGAATTGGCAGTGGATGTATAAGCAGATGCAGATGGAGGGCCTCCCAATTCCTAATATTCGCAACTGA